From the genome of uncultured Bacteroides sp.:
GTGTGCACCTTCCGGGTGAGCGGCCAGATATTCGGCAAATGCTTCGGGAGTGTTCTTTCTGGTAGCTTTCACCCAATCCAGAGAGTCAATGCTGGTTTTAGCCTGATCTACATACATACCCTGAGGGAACTTCTTCAAGTATTGCTCGTAGCTGTAAACATCGCTCGACGACTGAACTCTGCCCCAGAAATCAGTTTCATCTTTTTGAAGCTTCATAAGCATTTCCTGAGCATCCATAGAGTGAGCACCATCAGGATAATCTTCCAGGAACTGATTGAAGCAAGATACGGTATTTGAATCCTTAGCAATTTCCCATGCCTGGTTTTCTTCTTCTGCTGTAAACGATTTGCGTATACTCATTGCTGCAACAACGGCAATAGCGATAACTACCAGAACCGAGATAACTGTGATACGAGTCTTACGACGTGCTTTTGCCCGCTTAATTTCGTTACTCAGGTTGAGCAGAGCCTGACTGTTGGGAGCAAACTTCATGGCAGAATCAATCTCGGCCAATGCTTTTGCATATTCCTTAGCCTGGAACATCTCTTCCGCTACTTTTTGCGAATGATCGCAGATGCCCGATACAATTGCAGCTTCCAGCTTTAAACATTCTGTATTGTTTGGAGCAGCAGAGAGTGCAATGTTAATCTTGTCGTAAGCAGAAACATACTTCTTTTTCTCGTATAGCTCTTTTGCTTCAAGAAATACCGGACCAATTTTCTCCAATACCTCTTCGCTGGCTTTTATGGCCGGTTTTTGAGGAGCAGGGCTTGCTTCAACGTTCTTAACTTGCTCTTTAACTTCTTGCAATGGGAAAGCACATTTAGGGCATGTCTCGGTTCCTTTAGGAACTACTGCACCACACTCCGGACAAGAGATGATGTTGCCGGCTATAGCCAATCCGCAATGAGGACAATTAGGGGCTTTGTCAGATACCGACTCGCCGCATTCTGGACATTTAATTAAAGCCATATTTTTATCGCGTTTTAAATTATAATATTTGCCTATTTTTTCGGGTGCAAATTTATTCATATAATTCCAAATACAAATTATTTATATACAAATTATGATTATTTTCAATAGATAAATAGAAAAAAAGGATGCTTATGCTGAATTAAGCAAACAAAGATTGCAAGCTGTGGAGAACTAAACGGGCAGATAAAGTGTTTTTATATAACTATATACTATAAACACTTTTAAATAATTTGACTATGAAAAGAATTCTACTCGCATTACTTTTCACCCTTGCCGCCTTGTTTGTTTACGGACAAATTAACGACAGTGGAATATTAAGTTTACTAAAAGCCCGGCAGCAATTAAAAGGGCTCGATAAACAAGAACTTCAGCTGAAACAAGATCTTAAACTTCTGGAAAAAAGCGTATCTCCTCAAATTCCCACTCAGAGAGATGCAACAACTAAGCAAAAACTTGATAGCACCGTTCTGTTTGTGGCTAGCAGCGATCTCCTGGGATGGGATAAATCGTCGAAAGACCAATACATTTATGATGCTAGCGGCAGATGGATAACAGGTATTTATTACGATTGGAATAATGCCACCAAAGTGTGGGTAAATGCATCGAAAGACGATTATACCTACAATGCCAATGGAAAATGGAGTGTAGCTACCAGTTATAAATGGAATTCTGCTACCAGTGTATGGGATAATGATGCAAAACAGGAATTTACTTATAATGCCGGCGGATACGCTACTCAAATACTTTACTACGATTGGAGTACCACTGCTAACAACTGGGTTTACGACACAAAATACGAACTTACTTATAATGCCGACAATACTGCCAAACAATTCCTAGTTTCCAGTTGGAATGCAACTACCAGTGCATGGGATAAAAGCATGAAATACGATTATACTTACACCAACAGCAAACTAACCCAAGTGCTTGTTTCCAGTTGGGATACCGATACTAATGACTGGGCCACTGCTATGAAGTATGATTATGAATACGATGCCGGTGGTAAAGTTACAAGAACTACATATTCCGTTTGGGGCGGTACAAGCTGGATGTATATGATGAAGTACGAATATACTTATGATGCTAATAACCGGATTGCAACCGAAATACGCTCTGATTGGAATTTCTTAACTCAGTGGGGATATGCTGCAATGTATGAATTTAAGTACGATGCCAATGGTAATAACACAGAATACTATACTTATAAATGGGAAAATAGCCAGTGGGCGAAGCAGACAAAAGAGGTCACTACTTTTGATTTGAATTATACCTACGCCGATTTGATATTACCTTCCGGATATTCAGTATTTTTTAGTCCTTATACTTTAGCAACGGTATCGGGAGGTATGAATAAGCCTCTTCAGGATATAGAATATGCCTGGAATACCGGAACAACCAACTGGGACAACAAATCCAAAACCATTTACTATTATTCAGCAGGACCCGGTACGGGAGTAGTAGAGAAGAAAGCCGATGATGCATCAGCAATAACAATCTACCCAAATCCTGTTACCAACGCATTCAACCTGAGTACCACTGAAAGCAACGTGCAGATATCTATTTTCGATTTAAGCGGCAGTCTGCTTCTTTCAAAACAGATATCCGGCAGCGATCCTGTTGATGTAAGCTTCTTGTCGGGAGGTATTTATATGACTAAGATTGTTACAGAAAAAGCCACCGTAACCCGTAAATTCGTAAAAAGATAATATGCATTTAACTAACGTTTTCTTTGTTTTTTAGACTATGGAGCGGGAAGGAGAGAACGGCGGTTCTTTTCCTTCCCTGTTTGCTTCGGGAGGTGGGTTTAGCCTCTTAAAGAGTATTTTGTAACACAATAGTAATATAAATGTATTTAAAGTGTAATTGATACGAAATAACTATGAAATCTGTTTGAAGTTAATTTGCAATATAAAAAATAACAAAACAATTGAAGATGAAAAAGATTTTTTTAGCAATAGCATTAATCAGTGTAATGGCTCAGGGAGCATTTGCACAACGAGTTAAGGGAAGTGATACAGTGTTACCGGTAGCTCAGAAATGGGCAGAGAGCTACAACGCTACCAAAGGTGCAAAAGTAACAGTAACCGGTGGTGGTAGTGGTGTAGGTATTTCGGCATTGCTTGCAGGAAGTACAGATCTTGCTTCTGCTTCACGTAAGGTAAAGTTCGACGAGAAACTTAAATTCAAACAAGGCGGTAAAGTTCTTGTAGAGAAAGTTATTGCTTATGATGCTCTGGCTGTAGTTGTAAATCCAAGCAATAAAGTAAGTCAGCTTACCCGCCAACAGTTAGAAGGTATCTTTACCGGTAAAATTACCAACTGGAAACAAGTAGGAGGTGCCAATATGCCTATTATTGCATACTCAAGAGAAACCAGTTCGGGTACTTACGAATTCTTCAAGGAACATATCTTAAATAACAAAAACTACAAGAAAGATATCCTTTCAATGCCTGCAACCGGAGCAATCATTCAGTCGGTAAGTCAAACAAAAGGTGCCATTGGTTATGTGGGCTTAGCTTATGTTTCCAAAAACGTAAAGGCCCTAAAGGTTTCTTATGACGGAAAGAAGTTTGTTGCACCAACTGTAGTAAATGCAAAGAATAAATCATACCCGGTGGTTCGTCCGCTATTTATGTACTACATCAAGAAAGACGAAGCCAAAGTTACTCCATTCCTTAATTTCGCACTTTCTGCTAAAGGTCAGAAGATGGTCGATGAAGTTGGATACGTTGCAGTAAAGTAATATTCTCCAATATAATATAGTTTGATAGTTATAGAAAAGCAGGGATTGTTCCCTGCTTTTCTGCGTTAGATACTGTTTGATCTTACGGCTTTGTTCTGGTTAGGAATTTAATTATTCTGAGTAGCAATACCAGATTGCTATGCTTTTATTTTAGGCGGTATGAGTAAAGATTCTTATCTTCCAATAAACCCAATATAATCTATTACTATCTCTTATTAATTCTATTAGCTTCATGCAATTAAACTCACTGCCTGTTTACTTAATAAACAAATTCCCGATCTCCGGCAGAGGTTGTTTTTCCGGCTCTTGCGTTTGCCCTGCGTTCTTCTTGTTACTGTTGCGCACAAGTTGCTCCATTACGGGAACATAGTCCTCAATCTTCGTCATACTCTTGTTGTGCGAGAAGTAAACATTGCCCGTCTGTCCGTTACGATGCTTGGCGGCAATCAATATACCCAAGCCATCCGTAGGATATCCAGTGTCTTTGTCGGTTGCCATGCCACCCATAGCAGGGCGATAGAGCAGCAATACCAGATCGGCATCCTGTTCGATGGCACCACTCTCGCGTAGATCGGCCAACTGCGGACGCTTGC
Proteins encoded in this window:
- a CDS encoding zinc ribbon domain-containing protein, with the translated sequence MALIKCPECGESVSDKAPNCPHCGLAIAGNIISCPECGAVVPKGTETCPKCAFPLQEVKEQVKNVEASPAPQKPAIKASEEVLEKIGPVFLEAKELYEKKKYVSAYDKINIALSAAPNNTECLKLEAAIVSGICDHSQKVAEEMFQAKEYAKALAEIDSAMKFAPNSQALLNLSNEIKRAKARRKTRITVISVLVVIAIAVVAAMSIRKSFTAEEENQAWEIAKDSNTVSCFNQFLEDYPDGAHSMDAQEMLMKLQKDETDFWGRVQSSSDVYSYEQYLKKFPQGMYVDQAKTSIDSLDWVKATRKNTPEAFAEYLAAHPEGAHVGEAQSANDKIAASVPTPEEISGIKSFFSNYYAAVENKDESSVLDFFESVTPKYYGISNASKSDIQANIKKMYAKDIKQVHIAINDASFKVTKDESGNFHVTFPIDVTYDREDAAKTNTSSMTVTAVVNSNQKITSIISNKSNNTL
- a CDS encoding T9SS type A sorting domain-containing protein translates to MKRILLALLFTLAALFVYGQINDSGILSLLKARQQLKGLDKQELQLKQDLKLLEKSVSPQIPTQRDATTKQKLDSTVLFVASSDLLGWDKSSKDQYIYDASGRWITGIYYDWNNATKVWVNASKDDYTYNANGKWSVATSYKWNSATSVWDNDAKQEFTYNAGGYATQILYYDWSTTANNWVYDTKYELTYNADNTAKQFLVSSWNATTSAWDKSMKYDYTYTNSKLTQVLVSSWDTDTNDWATAMKYDYEYDAGGKVTRTTYSVWGGTSWMYMMKYEYTYDANNRIATEIRSDWNFLTQWGYAAMYEFKYDANGNNTEYYTYKWENSQWAKQTKEVTTFDLNYTYADLILPSGYSVFFSPYTLATVSGGMNKPLQDIEYAWNTGTTNWDNKSKTIYYYSAGPGTGVVEKKADDASAITIYPNPVTNAFNLSTTESNVQISIFDLSGSLLLSKQISGSDPVDVSFLSGGIYMTKIVTEKATVTRKFVKR
- a CDS encoding PstS family phosphate ABC transporter substrate-binding protein, producing the protein MKKIFLAIALISVMAQGAFAQRVKGSDTVLPVAQKWAESYNATKGAKVTVTGGGSGVGISALLAGSTDLASASRKVKFDEKLKFKQGGKVLVEKVIAYDALAVVVNPSNKVSQLTRQQLEGIFTGKITNWKQVGGANMPIIAYSRETSSGTYEFFKEHILNNKNYKKDILSMPATGAIIQSVSQTKGAIGYVGLAYVSKNVKALKVSYDGKKFVAPTVVNAKNKSYPVVRPLFMYYIKKDEAKVTPFLNFALSAKGQKMVDEVGYVAVK